In Luteitalea sp. TBR-22, one genomic interval encodes:
- a CDS encoding dipeptidase produces MRAQILAAVVPFALLLSMHAQEAPRVSDQARRVHDSAFVFDGHLHMINRQLHLGGNIGDRLPDGQVDLPRMKEGGLDAFMMTLYVMEQYYPARYETKQTLRLVNMAIDQLEQNRHLVELARDADDIDRINASGRMAAVLDLEGSFDLEGDLDVLRALYRLGLRVVQLPAHNWSNEYADSCCAPARWHGLTEHGRAVVREMNRLGIVINVSHASDETIAQALEVSTDPIVATHHGLRSLNDIPRTMPDDLLRKLAAKGGVIGFHIGNAFHNRAQFDWLTRHAGKPFWDTTEVAADRARLSMAEIDKRLIPQFPMVEARAPEELLMSVDQWVGVVDRAIQLVGEDHVALGSDFDGGPTPPRGMRDVRDIAMITDAMLRRGYSEARIRKFLGGNLLRVFRQVTNRQR; encoded by the coding sequence ATGAGAGCCCAGATTCTTGCCGCGGTCGTCCCCTTCGCGCTCCTGTTGTCGATGCACGCACAGGAGGCGCCGCGCGTGTCCGACCAGGCCCGGCGCGTGCACGACTCGGCCTTCGTCTTCGACGGCCACCTCCACATGATCAACCGCCAGTTGCACCTCGGCGGGAACATCGGGGATCGCCTGCCGGACGGCCAGGTGGACCTCCCACGCATGAAGGAGGGCGGGCTCGACGCCTTCATGATGACGCTGTACGTCATGGAGCAGTACTACCCGGCGCGCTACGAGACCAAGCAGACGCTGCGCCTGGTGAACATGGCGATCGATCAGCTCGAGCAGAACAGGCACCTGGTCGAACTCGCGCGCGACGCCGACGACATCGACCGGATCAACGCATCCGGCCGGATGGCCGCCGTGCTCGACCTCGAGGGCAGCTTCGATCTGGAGGGCGACCTCGACGTGCTTCGCGCGCTGTACCGGCTCGGTCTGCGCGTCGTGCAGCTACCCGCGCACAACTGGTCCAACGAATACGCCGACTCCTGCTGCGCGCCGGCACGCTGGCACGGCCTGACCGAGCACGGCCGCGCCGTGGTGCGCGAGATGAACCGGCTCGGGATCGTCATCAACGTGTCGCACGCCTCCGACGAGACGATCGCGCAGGCCCTCGAGGTGAGCACCGATCCGATCGTCGCCACGCACCACGGCCTGCGCAGCCTCAACGACATCCCGCGCACCATGCCCGACGACCTGCTGCGCAAGCTGGCCGCGAAGGGCGGCGTCATCGGCTTCCACATCGGCAATGCGTTCCACAATCGCGCCCAGTTCGACTGGCTCACCAGGCACGCCGGCAAGCCGTTCTGGGACACGACGGAGGTCGCGGCCGACCGGGCCCGGCTGTCCATGGCCGAGATCGACAAGCGCCTCATCCCGCAGTTCCCGATGGTGGAGGCCCGCGCGCCCGAAGAACTCCTCATGTCGGTGGACCAGTGGGTGGGCGTGGTGGACCGCGCGATCCAGCTGGTCGGCGAGGACCACGTGGCGCTCGGGTCGGACTTCGACGGCGGCCCGACGCCACCCAGGGGCATGCGCGACGTGCGCGACATCGCGATGATCACCGACGCGATGCTCCGTCGCGGATACTCGGAGGCACGCATCAGGAAGTTCCTCGGCGGCAACCTGCTCCGCGTGTTCCGCCAGGTCACCAATCGCCAGAGGTAG
- a CDS encoding DUF1990 family protein: protein MLARHNGMVDGWQPASDGAGPLLQRDYWAVLSGGALSPPDVIAAVKAHFCELPPDALVRFDAPDGLSTDAELDIRIRPAQSCRVRVVHQDRNSITLGTLEGHPEAGRITFGAYRNTDGEVVFHIRSRARSSSTATRLGFLAIGDAMQTNTWTDFINNTAVLVGSQVRDAIRADVEEVQEQPDDGPPLQAPTYVAAGD, encoded by the coding sequence ATGCTTGCTAGACACAACGGCATGGTGGATGGATGGCAGCCGGCGAGCGACGGGGCCGGACCGCTCCTGCAACGCGATTACTGGGCGGTGTTGAGTGGCGGTGCGCTCAGCCCGCCTGACGTGATCGCGGCGGTCAAGGCCCACTTCTGTGAATTGCCGCCCGACGCGCTGGTGCGATTCGACGCACCCGACGGCCTGTCCACGGACGCAGAACTGGACATCCGCATCAGGCCCGCGCAGTCCTGCCGCGTCCGCGTGGTGCACCAGGACCGGAACAGCATCACGCTCGGCACGCTCGAAGGTCACCCCGAAGCCGGCCGCATCACGTTCGGCGCCTACCGGAACACCGACGGCGAGGTCGTCTTCCACATCCGGAGTCGCGCCCGTTCGTCGTCGACGGCCACACGGTTGGGGTTCCTGGCCATCGGTGATGCGATGCAAACCAATACGTGGACCGACTTCATCAACAACACGGCCGTGCTGGTGGGCTCGCAGGTGCGTGACGCCATCCGTGCCGACGTGGAGGAGGTGCAGGAACAGCCCGACGACGGGCCGCCGCTGCAGGCCCCGACCTATGTCGCGGCGGGCGACTGA
- a CDS encoding DUF1990 family protein, translated as MRSRLDAARALPTNVDAAEEEMTAEQGWHHYYSEAVIARDSEGTERFERARNALEHYQFSEPRIVMAHFDPAEPLLRRCILLEIRVLGLRYLCPALVSRVRDRPDEFGFRYDTLEGHIERGVEWFVLTQDARGDIRFRIEARWKEGEFPNWWSRLGFSLLSGYYQRKWHRLAHQRLSLLAHYGSTRRPPRDASGLTHQGVDVTFTYLTKRQWFQ; from the coding sequence GTGCGGTCCCGACTCGACGCCGCGAGGGCGTTGCCGACCAACGTCGACGCCGCGGAAGAGGAGATGACGGCCGAGCAGGGCTGGCATCACTACTACTCCGAAGCCGTGATCGCCCGCGACAGCGAAGGCACCGAGCGCTTCGAGCGCGCCCGGAATGCGCTCGAGCACTACCAGTTCTCGGAGCCGCGCATCGTCATGGCCCACTTCGATCCGGCAGAACCGTTGCTCCGGCGCTGCATCCTGCTGGAGATTCGCGTGCTCGGCCTGCGTTACCTCTGCCCGGCCCTGGTGAGCCGCGTCCGCGACCGGCCCGACGAGTTCGGCTTCCGTTACGACACCCTGGAGGGTCACATCGAACGGGGCGTGGAATGGTTCGTGCTCACCCAGGACGCACGAGGCGACATCAGGTTCCGCATCGAGGCTCGCTGGAAGGAGGGGGAGTTCCCCAACTGGTGGAGCCGCCTGGGCTTCAGCCTGCTGTCCGGGTACTACCAGCGCAAGTGGCACCGACTGGCGCACCAGCGCCTGTCCCTGCTCGCCCACTACGGGTCGACCCGTCGCCCGCCGCGCGACGCCAGCGGCCTCACGCACCAGGGGGTCGACGTGACCTTCACCTACTTGACGAAACGGCAGTGGTTCCAATGA
- a CDS encoding S9 family peptidase, with protein MARMLRAALVLSLLGMLPACHRHAISTVPGAPGDPVLSIIGDPESESGATWTLVGRLGGRRVDLEGILLKPRGRGPFPAVVLSHGAGGNAARYGGGLGGVMRTWGLVCIAVNYTHASGVPIGAPGGSLQQGASPANVLRAHAAVTVLARLRYVDTRRVAAHGHSMGAFVTTAFASAYPDDVRVASHTSGGVLLDALHKEEMPLPSVEEARRIRAPYQWHHGLLDYAVPFLLDRRLDAVLTAPHEGYLYPRFRHAEVAADPLVLSRIRAWYTTHGLFDAVVAATSGSMPPAARAREDAPVP; from the coding sequence ATGGCGCGCATGCTCCGGGCCGCCCTGGTCCTGTCGCTGCTGGGCATGCTGCCGGCCTGCCATCGTCATGCGATCTCGACGGTGCCCGGGGCGCCGGGTGACCCGGTCCTCTCGATCATCGGCGATCCGGAATCGGAGTCGGGCGCCACCTGGACGCTCGTGGGCAGGCTGGGCGGCAGGCGTGTCGATCTCGAAGGCATCCTGCTGAAGCCGCGCGGGCGCGGCCCCTTTCCGGCCGTCGTGCTCAGCCACGGGGCGGGCGGCAACGCCGCGAGGTATGGCGGCGGGCTCGGTGGCGTGATGCGGACGTGGGGACTGGTCTGCATTGCCGTCAACTACACGCACGCCAGTGGCGTGCCCATCGGCGCGCCCGGCGGGTCCCTGCAGCAGGGGGCGAGTCCGGCCAACGTCCTGCGCGCCCACGCGGCCGTCACCGTGCTGGCACGCTTGCGCTACGTCGACACCCGGCGTGTCGCGGCTCACGGTCACAGCATGGGCGCGTTCGTCACCACCGCCTTCGCGTCGGCGTACCCGGACGACGTGCGAGTGGCGTCGCACACCTCCGGCGGTGTCCTGCTCGACGCCCTGCACAAGGAGGAGATGCCGCTGCCGAGCGTCGAGGAAGCCCGTCGCATCCGGGCTCCCTACCAGTGGCACCACGGCCTGCTGGACTATGCCGTGCCATTCCTGCTGGATCGGCGGCTCGACGCCGTCCTCACGGCCCCCCACGAGGGCTACCTGTACCCGCGATTCCGGCACGCCGAGGTCGCTGCCGACCCGCTGGTGCTGTCGCGCATCCGGGCGTGGTACACGACCCACGGCCTGTTCGATGCCGTGGTCGCAGCGACCAGCGGGTCCATGCCGCCCGCAGCGAGGGCGCGTGAGGACGCGCCGGTGCCCTGA
- a CDS encoding DUF1080 domain-containing protein, with product MKYTVVVACLLAGAVVSAQQAQTPPATPPPSPTGYQDTPMQPNGKWHIHDGTRPQPRVVTPGPLAPLAPPSDAIVLLGPGQDLSKWQMTQGGGPVGWPIADGVMSSGKGMIRTRQDDFTDYQLHLEFATPSEVKGNSQGRGNSGVFLNGVFEIQVLDSYENITYPDGQASAMYGQYPPMVNASRKPGEWQSYDIIFKGPKFEGETLKQPAIVTVLHNGVAVHAAQAYLGPTGHKQIGKYAPAHAKGYIGLQDHGNPVRFRNIWIRPLAEAQ from the coding sequence ATGAAGTACACCGTCGTTGTCGCCTGCCTGCTGGCTGGCGCCGTCGTCAGCGCCCAGCAAGCCCAGACTCCCCCCGCGACGCCGCCGCCATCGCCGACCGGCTACCAGGACACGCCGATGCAGCCCAACGGCAAGTGGCACATCCACGACGGCACGCGGCCACAGCCGCGCGTGGTGACGCCCGGACCGCTGGCACCTCTCGCGCCGCCGTCGGACGCCATCGTGCTGCTCGGGCCCGGTCAGGACCTGAGCAAGTGGCAGATGACGCAGGGTGGGGGGCCGGTCGGCTGGCCGATCGCCGACGGCGTGATGTCGAGTGGCAAGGGAATGATCCGCACCAGGCAGGACGACTTCACCGACTACCAGCTGCACCTCGAGTTCGCGACGCCGTCGGAAGTCAAGGGCAACAGCCAGGGCCGCGGCAACAGCGGTGTCTTCCTCAACGGCGTGTTCGAGATCCAGGTGCTCGACAGCTACGAGAACATCACGTACCCCGACGGCCAGGCGTCGGCGATGTACGGGCAGTACCCGCCGATGGTCAACGCCTCGCGCAAGCCCGGCGAGTGGCAGTCGTACGACATCATCTTCAAGGGGCCGAAGTTCGAGGGCGAGACGCTGAAGCAGCCGGCGATCGTCACCGTGCTGCACAACGGCGTGGCCGTGCATGCGGCGCAGGCGTACCTGGGACCGACCGGCCACAAGCAGATCGGCAAGTACGCGCCGGCGCACGCCAAGGGCTACATCGGCCTGCAGGACCACGGCAACCCGGTGCGGTTCCGCAACATCTGGATCCGGCCACTCGCCGAAGCGCAGTAG
- a CDS encoding amidohydrolase family protein: MRAMLVAALTPLLATLVAAQAPAPPTTLFRNVRIFDGVEPRLSPTTNVLVRGNTIAAIGPGVTDAGATVIDGAGRTLMPGLIDVHVHMTFSSLALPQLLAPDLTPASVEAAAAAGAEAMLLRGFTSVRDVGGPVFELKAGIDAGRHRGPRIWPSGPALSQTSGHGDMRLPDEPSRRFTGKVPRFEQLGAGIIADGRDEVLTAVRENLRRGASQIKVMAGGGTSSAYDPLDVTQYTLDEMKAAVEAAEDWNTYVTVHAYHPRAVRRAIEAGVKCVEHGQLLDEDTLRLMAAKGVWLSLQNLMEDSPNMEEARRRKRQPVLEGQARIWPMARQLGVKLAWGTDFLFEPGMNKEQNAYILRLRPWFTPAEILKLVTHDNAQLLALSGPRSPYTGILGVVKPGALADLILVDGDPLARLELLTTPDTSFVVIMKDGQIVKNR, encoded by the coding sequence ATGCGCGCAATGCTCGTCGCCGCCCTGACGCCGCTGCTGGCCACGCTGGTCGCGGCCCAGGCGCCGGCCCCGCCCACCACCCTCTTCCGCAACGTTCGCATCTTCGACGGTGTGGAGCCGAGGCTCTCGCCGACCACCAACGTGCTGGTGCGCGGCAACACGATCGCGGCCATCGGTCCGGGCGTCACCGATGCTGGCGCCACGGTGATCGACGGCGCCGGCAGGACGCTCATGCCGGGCCTGATCGACGTGCACGTCCACATGACGTTCTCGTCCCTGGCGCTGCCGCAGTTGTTGGCGCCGGACCTGACGCCCGCCAGCGTCGAAGCCGCGGCGGCCGCTGGCGCCGAAGCGATGCTGCTGCGTGGCTTCACGTCGGTGCGCGACGTCGGCGGCCCCGTGTTCGAGCTGAAGGCCGGCATCGACGCGGGACGGCATCGAGGTCCACGCATCTGGCCGTCGGGTCCGGCCCTCAGCCAGACTTCCGGCCACGGCGACATGCGGCTGCCCGACGAGCCGTCGCGCCGCTTCACGGGCAAGGTGCCACGCTTCGAGCAGTTGGGCGCGGGGATCATCGCCGACGGCCGTGACGAGGTGCTGACGGCGGTACGAGAGAACCTGCGTCGCGGCGCCAGTCAGATCAAGGTGATGGCCGGCGGCGGCACGAGCTCCGCGTACGACCCGCTCGACGTCACGCAGTACACCCTCGACGAGATGAAAGCCGCCGTCGAGGCCGCCGAGGACTGGAACACCTACGTGACGGTGCACGCGTACCACCCCCGGGCCGTCCGCCGCGCGATCGAGGCGGGCGTCAAGTGCGTCGAGCATGGCCAGTTGCTCGACGAGGACACGCTGCGGCTGATGGCCGCGAAGGGCGTCTGGCTGTCGCTGCAGAACCTGATGGAAGACTCGCCGAACATGGAAGAGGCGCGTCGCCGCAAGCGCCAGCCCGTGCTCGAAGGGCAGGCCCGCATCTGGCCGATGGCCAGGCAGCTCGGGGTGAAGCTGGCGTGGGGCACCGACTTCCTGTTCGAGCCCGGGATGAACAAGGAGCAGAACGCCTACATCCTCCGGCTGCGCCCGTGGTTCACGCCGGCCGAGATCCTGAAGCTGGTGACCCACGACAACGCGCAACTGCTCGCGCTCTCCGGTCCGCGCAGTCCCTACACCGGCATCCTGGGTGTCGTGAAACCGGGCGCACTGGCCGACCTGATCCTCGTCGACGGCGACCCGCTCGCGCGCCTCGAGCTACTGACCACCCCGGACACGAGCTTCGTGGTGATCATGAAGGACGGGCAGATCGTGAAGAACCGCTGA
- a CDS encoding DUF5916 domain-containing protein produces the protein MFAASLWPAIARAQEDRPDLPTPDQLNVQIIPGGETIRLDGVFDEAVWTQAVPATRFWQYAPLDRGVATENTEVRVVQDERALYFGITCHDSNPKGIITLDMRRDAPLSNDDYVGIYLDTYHDHRNFYYFSTNSLGTRRDGIVTDARSYNTAWNGIWEVKTRVTATGWTAEFRIPFSTLRFGGDQPMTWGLQLSRAIRRKQESVYWAPIPRWLGGRATWRAERFGQLVGIRTDAAYARWEAEPYVLGGAQHGWRPPSSDPRFNAGGDILYDFTPNLRGTVSIRTDFAQVEADQEVINFTRFPLFFPERRDFFLEDAGLFSAGLEQELMPFYSRRIGLVNGQQVPILAAGKVSGRAGPYSIGVMNVQTQEADVSLPGGPRVTTPATNYTVLRVKRNLFSNSSVGAIVTSKQTSSSFSRLAGVDGNLWFNPALKSEVLFARTFNPDGARDDVVGMGRLMYSKRNVVADVRYTAVGRTFVPEMGFVTQNDLRRSSADLSYTQWINQSRVRNVVYSGSYAYDAFWDHGFLGRRGKAAADVLFESNDKVGYAWSPARERIVVPFAVGPITIRPGDYDNRTHDITYTSNASRRVSATVGLGLMDYWGGDRRQLALSTNVHPTPNLSIDLIYTHNTVDHPAGAFDTTTISNRVLYAFTTDLFVKTFVQWNDLDDKLSGNLLIGWEYRPGSEIFLVYDEVRDRFASPTLAPRNRLLLVKWTYKFRF, from the coding sequence GTGTTCGCGGCGTCGCTGTGGCCCGCGATCGCCCGGGCACAGGAGGATCGGCCCGACCTGCCGACGCCCGACCAACTCAACGTCCAGATCATCCCCGGCGGCGAGACCATCAGGCTCGATGGCGTGTTCGACGAGGCGGTCTGGACGCAGGCCGTGCCGGCCACGCGCTTCTGGCAGTACGCCCCGCTCGATCGCGGCGTCGCGACGGAGAACACCGAGGTGCGCGTGGTGCAGGACGAGCGCGCCCTCTACTTCGGCATCACCTGCCACGACTCGAACCCGAAGGGCATCATCACGCTCGACATGCGGCGCGACGCGCCGCTGTCCAACGACGACTACGTCGGGATCTACCTCGACACCTACCACGACCATCGCAACTTCTACTACTTCTCGACCAACTCGCTCGGCACCCGGCGCGACGGCATCGTCACCGATGCGCGGTCCTACAACACCGCGTGGAACGGCATCTGGGAGGTCAAGACGCGGGTCACTGCTACCGGCTGGACCGCCGAGTTCCGCATCCCGTTCTCCACGCTGCGCTTCGGCGGTGACCAGCCGATGACGTGGGGGCTGCAGCTCAGTCGCGCCATCCGGCGCAAGCAGGAATCGGTGTACTGGGCGCCCATTCCGCGGTGGCTGGGCGGGCGCGCGACCTGGCGTGCCGAGCGGTTCGGGCAACTCGTGGGCATCCGCACCGACGCCGCGTACGCCAGGTGGGAGGCCGAGCCCTACGTGCTCGGCGGCGCGCAGCACGGCTGGCGTCCCCCGTCCTCGGACCCGCGGTTCAACGCCGGCGGCGACATCCTGTACGACTTCACGCCGAACCTGCGAGGCACCGTCTCGATCCGCACCGACTTCGCGCAGGTCGAAGCCGACCAGGAGGTGATCAACTTCACGCGCTTCCCGCTGTTCTTCCCGGAGCGCCGCGACTTCTTCCTCGAGGACGCGGGCCTGTTCAGCGCCGGGCTCGAGCAGGAACTGATGCCGTTCTACAGCCGCCGCATCGGCCTGGTGAACGGCCAGCAGGTGCCGATCCTCGCGGCGGGGAAGGTGTCGGGACGCGCCGGTCCCTATTCGATCGGCGTGATGAACGTGCAGACGCAGGAGGCCGACGTCTCGCTGCCCGGCGGCCCGCGCGTGACGACGCCCGCGACCAACTACACCGTGCTTCGCGTCAAGCGCAACCTGTTCAGCAACAGCAGCGTTGGCGCCATCGTCACCAGCAAGCAGACCTCGTCGAGCTTCAGCCGGCTCGCGGGTGTGGACGGCAACCTCTGGTTCAACCCGGCGCTGAAGAGCGAGGTGCTGTTCGCGCGCACCTTCAACCCGGACGGTGCCCGCGACGACGTGGTCGGCATGGGACGGCTGATGTACTCCAAGCGCAATGTCGTGGCCGACGTCCGCTACACGGCGGTCGGCAGGACGTTCGTGCCGGAGATGGGGTTCGTGACGCAGAACGACCTCCGGCGATCGTCGGCCGACCTGTCCTACACGCAGTGGATCAACCAGTCGCGGGTGCGCAACGTGGTGTACTCCGGGTCGTATGCCTACGACGCCTTCTGGGATCACGGCTTCCTGGGGCGGCGAGGCAAGGCCGCCGCCGACGTCCTGTTCGAGTCCAACGACAAGGTCGGCTACGCGTGGAGCCCGGCGCGCGAGCGCATCGTCGTCCCTTTCGCCGTCGGGCCGATCACGATCCGGCCCGGTGACTACGACAACCGCACGCACGACATCACCTACACGAGCAACGCCAGCCGCCGCGTCTCGGCGACCGTCGGCCTCGGCCTGATGGACTACTGGGGAGGCGACCGTCGGCAGCTGGCCCTCTCCACCAACGTGCACCCCACGCCGAACCTGTCGATTGATCTGATCTACACGCACAACACGGTCGACCACCCGGCCGGAGCGTTCGACACGACCACCATCAGCAATCGCGTGCTGTACGCCTTCACCACCGACCTGTTCGTGAAGACGTTCGTGCAATGGAACGACCTCGACGACAAGCTCTCGGGCAACCTGCTGATCGGGTGGGAATATCGTCCCGGCAGCGAGATCTTCCTCGTGTACGACGAGGTGCGCGATCGTTTCGCGTCGCCGACGCTCGCGCCGCGCAACCGGTTGCTGCTGGTGAAGTGGACCTACAAGTTCAGGTTCTGA
- a CDS encoding glycoside hydrolase family 55 protein, whose product MRVHVRRPLVALAALCSGLFLSASPARADIYLEAIPGSLDDTARIEAALDACSSPAPACTVRLGPGTFHVGLIVAEEFNGAFVGAGMDVTIVKAMPDIPANFSLLLPYGKDNRVPNLIGFLGGRVRVADMSIRAEEYHPMQGYAWLPGLPTTYFLNTLLWFSQKEGGTAPHARVERVELTGSDGDAGLFYGKPLPVGQGVNVNTLLGFGGLLFNPVVTGGTFEARDVRLHRAIAGFHILRVEDSRITLTDSVITAAVTGLSGFLASASEIRYERNSVDAWQFGVDVSQPATLDPEGWIPSKPSRFAIAGNVLRVAQNMPLVTAGIRAVDDFAGSPGGRRLEAWIANNRIEATGPTAMRFGIRLIASEGAQVINNSIAGTGWAGVFLDYALGVRIQSTAFSAFTPGGPAGAPIAHLVFGPHTSDCVAVTVPISATVIDAGTNNVVRRTAK is encoded by the coding sequence ATGCGCGTCCACGTTCGAAGACCGCTCGTCGCTCTCGCCGCTCTGTGCTCGGGTCTGTTCCTGTCCGCATCACCCGCCCGCGCCGACATCTATCTCGAGGCGATCCCCGGCAGCCTCGACGACACCGCTCGCATCGAGGCGGCTCTCGATGCCTGTTCGTCGCCGGCGCCGGCCTGCACCGTGCGCCTGGGGCCAGGCACGTTCCATGTCGGCCTGATCGTCGCCGAGGAATTCAATGGCGCGTTCGTCGGCGCAGGCATGGACGTCACCATCGTGAAGGCGATGCCGGACATACCCGCCAACTTCTCCTTGCTCCTGCCATACGGCAAGGACAACAGGGTGCCCAACCTGATCGGCTTCCTTGGCGGCCGGGTCAGGGTGGCGGACATGAGCATCAGGGCCGAGGAGTACCACCCGATGCAGGGCTACGCCTGGCTCCCCGGGTTACCCACGACGTACTTCCTGAACACCTTGCTCTGGTTCTCGCAGAAGGAGGGAGGCACGGCTCCGCACGCGCGCGTCGAGCGGGTGGAACTCACCGGATCCGATGGCGACGCGGGTCTGTTCTACGGCAAGCCGCTCCCGGTCGGGCAGGGCGTGAACGTGAACACGCTGCTCGGCTTCGGCGGGTTGCTCTTCAACCCGGTGGTCACCGGCGGCACGTTCGAGGCGCGGGACGTGCGCCTGCACCGCGCCATCGCGGGATTCCACATCCTGCGCGTCGAGGACTCGCGCATCACCCTGACCGATTCGGTGATCACGGCCGCGGTGACGGGGCTGAGCGGCTTCCTCGCCAGCGCCAGCGAGATCCGCTATGAGCGGAACTCGGTCGATGCCTGGCAGTTCGGCGTCGACGTCTCGCAACCGGCCACGCTGGACCCGGAGGGCTGGATTCCGTCGAAGCCGTCCCGATTCGCGATCGCCGGCAACGTCCTTCGTGTCGCGCAGAACATGCCGCTGGTGACCGCGGGCATCCGGGCGGTCGACGACTTCGCGGGCTCACCGGGAGGACGACGCCTCGAGGCGTGGATCGCCAACAACCGCATCGAGGCGACCGGCCCGACGGCCATGCGGTTCGGCATCCGGCTGATCGCCTCGGAAGGCGCGCAGGTGATCAACAACAGCATCGCCGGCACGGGCTGGGCCGGCGTGTTCCTCGACTACGCGCTGGGCGTCCGCATCCAGTCGACGGCCTTCTCGGCCTTCACCCCGGGAGGCCCCGCCGGTGCGCCTATCGCTCACCTCGTCTTCGGGCCGCACACCTCGGACTGCGTCGCGGTGACGGTGCCCATCTCCGCCACGGTGATCGACGCCGGCACGAACAACGTCGTCCGCCGCACCGCGAAGTAG
- a CDS encoding aldo/keto reductase, translating into MQTRTLGASGLHVSSLGFGCMGLSYGYGEATSREHAVSLIRAAAGRGVTFFDTAEVYGPYLNEEVVGEALAPVRDRVVIATKFGFRIQDGKMNGLDSRPAHIREVAEAALRRLRTDRIDLFYQHRVDPDVPIEDVAGTVQDLIREGKVLHFGMSEAGVQTIRRAHAVQPVAALQSEYSLWWREPEREVLPVLEELGIGFVPFSPLGKGFLTGAIDDKTTFGPTDFRNVVPRFTEENRKANLAFVDWLKSFAARKQATPAQVALAWLLAQRPWIVPIPGTTKLTRLDENLGALQVELTADDLRDIEQAVAAIEVHGERYPESAQRMVGR; encoded by the coding sequence ATGCAGACACGCACCCTCGGTGCCAGCGGCCTTCACGTCTCCTCCCTCGGGTTCGGCTGCATGGGCCTCAGCTACGGATACGGCGAGGCGACCAGCCGCGAGCACGCCGTCTCGCTGATCAGGGCAGCCGCCGGTCGGGGCGTGACCTTCTTCGACACGGCGGAGGTCTACGGACCCTACCTCAACGAGGAGGTCGTGGGGGAAGCGCTCGCCCCCGTGCGTGACCGCGTCGTCATCGCGACCAAGTTCGGCTTCCGCATCCAGGATGGGAAGATGAACGGACTCGACAGCCGACCGGCCCACATCCGCGAGGTGGCCGAGGCCGCGTTGCGACGCCTGCGCACCGACCGCATCGACCTGTTCTACCAGCATCGGGTCGATCCGGACGTGCCGATCGAGGACGTCGCCGGCACGGTGCAGGACCTGATCCGCGAGGGCAAGGTGCTGCATTTCGGCATGTCGGAAGCGGGCGTGCAGACCATCCGCCGCGCCCACGCGGTGCAGCCGGTCGCCGCGCTGCAGAGCGAGTACTCGCTGTGGTGGCGCGAACCCGAGCGCGAGGTGCTGCCGGTGCTCGAGGAACTCGGCATCGGCTTCGTGCCGTTCAGCCCGCTCGGCAAGGGGTTCCTGACGGGAGCCATCGACGACAAGACGACGTTCGGGCCGACTGACTTCCGCAACGTCGTGCCGCGCTTCACCGAGGAGAACCGCAAGGCGAACCTCGCGTTCGTCGACTGGCTCAAGAGCTTCGCGGCGCGCAAGCAGGCGACGCCCGCGCAGGTGGCCCTCGCCTGGCTGCTCGCCCAGCGGCCCTGGATCGTGCCCATCCCCGGCACGACGAAGCTGACGCGCCTCGACGAGAACCTCGGCGCGCTGCAGGTCGAGCTGACCGCCGACGACCTGCGCGACATCGAGCAGGCCGTGGCGGCCATCGAGGTGCACGGCGAGCGCTACCCGGAGTCGGCGCAGCGCATGGTGGGACGCTGA
- a CDS encoding GNAT family N-acetyltransferase yields MSVPDLITTGRLRLRPWRAADAAGLLPLLEANQAHIAPWIPRHVSEIVPLQELATRLEERAAAFVAGTAWRYASFLAADGRLLGEVSLFPRDATGRVPLADADRVEIGYWLRRDMTGLGLATEAARAMLDVATALPQGRLVEIRCDPRNAASGAVAQRLGFVLAAPETGAGPTQVWRLDRAAMR; encoded by the coding sequence GTGTCCGTGCCAGATCTCATCACGACCGGTCGCCTGCGCCTGCGTCCCTGGCGCGCCGCCGACGCGGCAGGGTTGCTGCCGCTGCTCGAGGCCAACCAGGCGCACATCGCACCGTGGATTCCGCGGCATGTCTCGGAGATCGTTCCGCTTCAGGAGCTTGCGACCCGCCTCGAGGAGCGCGCCGCAGCCTTCGTGGCCGGCACGGCCTGGCGGTACGCCTCCTTCCTGGCGGCAGACGGTCGTCTGCTCGGCGAGGTGTCGCTGTTCCCGCGTGACGCGACGGGCCGCGTGCCACTGGCCGACGCGGACCGCGTCGAGATCGGCTACTGGCTTCGCCGCGACATGACGGGACTGGGCCTGGCCACCGAGGCCGCGCGGGCGATGCTCGACGTCGCCACGGCGCTGCCACAGGGGAGACTGGTCGAGATCCGGTGCGACCCGCGCAATGCGGCGAGCGGCGCCGTGGCGCAGCGGCTGGGGTTCGTCCTTGCGGCGCCCGAGACGGGCGCCGGGCCCACGCAGGTGTGGCGCCTCGATCGCGCCGCCATGCGGTGA